From Candidatus Nezhaarchaeales archaeon, the proteins below share one genomic window:
- a CDS encoding DUF5678 domain-containing protein, whose product MSRATKDFEWLNAHYSELQEKYPGMYVAVKDGRVVAYGKEFGKVYDEAMEKTGGEFMIDYILSGEPFVLKAELQDNRS is encoded by the coding sequence ATGTCTAGGGCGACTAAGGATTTTGAGTGGTTAAACGCTCACTATTCTGAGCTACAGGAGAAGTATCCCGGCATGTATGTAGCTGTTAAGGATGGTAGGGTTGTAGCTTATGGCAAAGAGTTTGGGAAGGTTTACGATGAAGCTATGGAGAAGACCGGCGGGGAATTTATGATAGATTACATTCTATCTGGTGAACCATTTGTCCTTAAGGCTGAGCTACAGGATAACAGAAGCTAG